Proteins from one Candidatus Coatesbacteria bacterium genomic window:
- a CDS encoding ATP-binding cassette domain-containing protein has protein sequence MPDETHIRIENLHKSFGDTVVLEGVNLEIHRGESVAVIGRSGTGKSVMLKHVLGLLQPTEGDIWCLGTHINSAGLSELYQVRARVGYVFQFAALFDSLTVRENVGFFLDNWHPELGGEEIERVVEEKLTQVGLPGTGHLMPAELSGGMKKRAGLARALVGDPEIILYDEPTSGLDPITSAAVNELINKTKDYTRATTVIITHDMQSAYQTADRIAMLHDGRIIFDGSNEEIRHSDDPRVQQFIEGRAEGPIDPLGGSTKKRASEANL, from the coding sequence ATGCCCGACGAGACCCACATCAGGATCGAGAACCTCCACAAGAGCTTCGGCGACACCGTCGTGCTCGAGGGGGTGAACCTGGAGATCCACCGCGGCGAGAGCGTGGCGGTCATCGGCCGCTCGGGCACCGGCAAGAGCGTGATGCTCAAGCACGTCCTCGGCCTGCTCCAGCCCACCGAGGGCGACATCTGGTGCCTGGGAACCCACATCAACTCCGCCGGGCTGTCCGAGCTGTACCAGGTACGCGCCCGGGTGGGCTACGTCTTCCAGTTCGCCGCCCTGTTCGACTCCCTGACCGTGCGCGAGAACGTCGGCTTCTTCCTCGACAACTGGCATCCCGAGCTGGGGGGCGAGGAGATCGAACGCGTCGTCGAGGAGAAGCTGACCCAGGTCGGCCTGCCCGGCACCGGACACCTGATGCCCGCCGAGCTCTCCGGCGGGATGAAGAAACGCGCCGGGCTGGCCCGGGCCCTCGTCGGCGATCCGGAGATCATCCTCTACGACGAACCGACCTCGGGGCTGGACCCGATCACCTCGGCCGCCGTCAACGAGCTGATCAACAAAACCAAGGACTATACCCGGGCGACCACGGTGATCATCACCCACGATATGCAGTCGGCCTACCAGACCGCCGACCGCATCGCCATGCTACATGACGGCCGGATCATCTTCGACGGCTCCAACGAGGAGATCCGCCACAGCGACGATCCCCGGGTCCAGCAGTTCATCGAGGGCCGCGCCGAGGGTCCCATCGACCCTCTGGGCGGCAGCACCAAGAAGCGGGCCAGCGAGGCCAACCTCTAG
- a CDS encoding MCE family protein: protein MAKKRSVEAKVGITVVVALVVFIALLFSVGDLDCFRGGYQITVIFDSASGLVPDAKVLYAGVRAGSVESVEWYKPENSDQLMVKVVLWLEDQVIVRTDSTIAIRTKGLMAEKYVDITPGSPDAPNLEPDSVVYGQTAVGMDELFESAGSIVVKIGDALAEISALFDEETVASFKSTVSHIDSMVAELDALIRLSAPEVTATMRNVRQITGDIAGFTATLKRIGAKVEGVVDFVGPRFEMTMEHVDSITAEVDNIVSHLNDIIAAIASGEGTAGKLIYDDRTYEELNQTLEKAKELLDAIIDNPREYLNLSVF, encoded by the coding sequence ATGGCCAAGAAACGCTCCGTCGAGGCCAAGGTCGGCATCACCGTCGTCGTCGCCCTGGTGGTCTTCATCGCCCTGTTGTTCAGCGTGGGCGATCTGGACTGCTTCCGCGGCGGCTACCAGATCACCGTCATCTTCGACAGCGCCTCCGGACTGGTGCCCGACGCCAAGGTGCTCTACGCCGGTGTCCGTGCCGGCAGTGTCGAGAGCGTCGAGTGGTACAAGCCCGAGAACTCCGACCAGTTGATGGTCAAGGTCGTCCTCTGGCTCGAGGATCAGGTGATCGTGCGCACCGACTCGACGATCGCCATCCGCACCAAGGGCCTGATGGCCGAGAAGTACGTCGACATCACGCCGGGTTCGCCCGACGCCCCGAACCTGGAGCCCGATTCCGTCGTCTACGGCCAGACCGCCGTCGGCATGGATGAGTTGTTCGAATCCGCCGGCAGCATCGTGGTCAAGATCGGCGACGCCCTGGCCGAGATCTCCGCCCTGTTCGACGAGGAGACCGTGGCCAGCTTCAAGAGTACGGTCAGTCACATCGACTCGATGGTCGCCGAACTCGACGCCCTGATCCGCCTCTCCGCCCCCGAGGTCACCGCCACGATGCGCAATGTGCGCCAGATCACCGGGGACATCGCCGGTTTCACCGCCACCCTCAAGCGTATCGGCGCCAAGGTCGAGGGTGTGGTCGATTTCGTCGGCCCGCGGTTCGAGATGACGATGGAGCACGTCGATTCGATCACCGCCGAGGTCGACAACATCGTCAGCCACTTGAACGACATCATCGCCGCCATCGCCTCCGGCGAGGGCACCGCCGGCAAGTTGATCTACGACGACCGAACCTACGAGGAGCTCAACCAGACCCTGGAGAAGGCCAAGGAGCTGCTGGACGCCATCATCGACAACCCGCGCGAGTACCTCAACCTGAGCGTGTTCTAG